A single Candidatus Amarolinea dominans DNA region contains:
- a CDS encoding glycosyltransferase family 4 protein, with the protein MRVYLLAPDLRTRGGFEAQMSALAAGLAAEGVQVFVAIREAVAPDHPYWQRMQQAGVTLSAPPAWLARLLDPPLAWRQASMRLLLALCVPLLLLAALADRRRRGRSWARSWQGAVGWLHGRFGRWLFADGLSWWLWRRLDRARRRWPPDLVDVQHSMLPGGLVYAADRGLPLIYTEYGAPDEGLASVWAGLCPVIGRADAIIGRAQASLDGLQRLCGPIPPGVVVPNAVTSAPADDALRPTDPAGPAPGPVIVTAVGRLAPEKGPDLLLAALRILNEQGAAGESPAGALRVVFAGDGPLRSSLQAQAAAWGLASSVEFSGAFADLAPIMQRTDIVAHPTRNDGRSVSVLEAMAWAKPVVATRVGGLPELIEEGVNGLLTPPDDPAALAAALHRLAQDPDLRRRMGQAGRARFLAGDFTVAAMVKATLAVYRQVIAQKSAVGSHP; encoded by the coding sequence ATGAGAGTCTACCTCCTGGCGCCTGACCTGCGCACGCGCGGCGGGTTCGAGGCGCAGATGTCGGCCCTGGCCGCGGGCCTGGCCGCCGAAGGGGTGCAGGTGTTCGTCGCCATCCGCGAGGCGGTCGCGCCAGATCACCCCTACTGGCAGCGCATGCAGCAGGCAGGCGTGACCCTCTCCGCGCCGCCGGCCTGGCTGGCCCGTCTGCTCGACCCACCCCTGGCCTGGCGCCAGGCTTCGATGCGCCTGCTGCTGGCGCTGTGCGTCCCCCTGCTCCTGCTCGCGGCCCTGGCCGACCGCCGGCGCCGCGGCCGATCCTGGGCGCGCAGTTGGCAGGGCGCGGTTGGCTGGCTGCACGGCCGCTTCGGGCGCTGGCTCTTCGCCGATGGCCTGAGTTGGTGGCTGTGGCGTCGCCTGGATCGCGCCCGCCGGCGTTGGCCGCCCGATCTGGTGGATGTGCAGCACTCCATGCTGCCGGGCGGTCTGGTCTACGCGGCCGATCGCGGCCTGCCGCTGATCTACACCGAATATGGCGCGCCCGATGAGGGGCTGGCGTCGGTCTGGGCGGGCCTGTGTCCGGTCATCGGCCGGGCCGATGCCATCATCGGCCGTGCGCAGGCCAGCCTGGACGGGCTGCAGCGCCTGTGCGGCCCCATTCCGCCAGGCGTGGTCGTGCCCAATGCCGTGACCAGCGCGCCCGCCGACGACGCGCTGCGCCCTACTGACCCGGCCGGCCCCGCGCCCGGCCCGGTCATCGTCACCGCGGTGGGGCGCCTGGCGCCGGAGAAAGGGCCAGACCTGCTGCTGGCCGCACTGCGCATCTTGAACGAGCAGGGTGCGGCGGGCGAAAGTCCGGCGGGCGCGCTGCGGGTCGTTTTTGCCGGCGATGGCCCTTTGCGCAGCAGCCTGCAGGCGCAGGCCGCGGCCTGGGGCCTGGCATCCTCGGTCGAATTTAGCGGCGCCTTTGCTGACCTGGCGCCCATCATGCAGCGCACCGACATCGTCGCCCACCCCACGCGCAACGATGGCCGCTCCGTCAGCGTGCTCGAAGCGATGGCCTGGGCCAAACCGGTCGTCGCCACGCGCGTCGGCGGCCTGCCGGAGCTGATCGAAGAGGGGGTCAACGGCCTGCTGACGCCGCCGGACGACCCCGCCGCCCTGGCCGCCGCGCTGCACCGCCTGGCCCAGGACCCCGATCTGCGCCGGCGCATGGGTCAGGCCGGCCGTGCCCGCTTCCTGGCCGGCGACTTCACCGTCGCGGCCATGGTCAAGGCCACCCTGGCCGTCTACCGCCAGGTCATCGCCCAGAAATCCGCCGTCGGGTCTCATCCATGA
- a CDS encoding glycosyltransferase codes for MLRISVVIPTYNRAAFLPAAVASALAQTTPARSTVAAPGPANQSLTADPPALAAEDIEVIVVDDGSTDDTAACLAGWANDPRVRVVQQANQGRSAARNHGARLARGEFLAFLDSDDLYAPGALAAHLATFARRPDLGLAIGGYALINDQGADLGARLPWRSHADLRPAAWLFDCVAMPGSVLLRRSWWETVGEFDPACEIAEDWDLFLRLAAAGCPMDWTRQIVCHYRQHAGSSIREIHRMHDGVTALLTKFFARPDLPPDLAARQGAARAWAEVALVKGALAAGQTATADAALIAAVGYDPTLLTAGRLGLLEYLLTPEGGEAQPLAAWAGRVRAWLQQDGTAGPSHGPHFSRRELRLALARVHMGRFFAAAAAGETDPARRHLWQGVTADPTWLRNRGVLAFLAGRSRRGSPAAGDLSP; via the coding sequence ATGCTGCGCATCTCCGTCGTCATTCCCACTTACAACCGGGCCGCGTTCCTGCCCGCGGCCGTCGCCAGCGCCCTGGCGCAGACCACCCCGGCCCGTTCGACCGTCGCAGCGCCAGGCCCAGCGAACCAGAGCCTGACCGCTGACCCGCCCGCCCTCGCCGCGGAGGACATCGAAGTCATCGTCGTGGACGATGGCTCCACCGACGACACGGCCGCGTGCCTGGCCGGCTGGGCCAACGACCCCCGCGTGCGTGTCGTTCAGCAGGCCAATCAGGGCCGTTCGGCCGCGCGCAACCACGGCGCCCGGTTGGCCCGCGGCGAATTTCTCGCTTTTCTCGATTCGGATGATCTCTACGCGCCGGGCGCGCTGGCCGCTCATCTGGCTACCTTCGCCCGTCGCCCTGACCTGGGCCTGGCGATTGGCGGCTATGCGCTCATCAACGACCAGGGCGCGGACCTCGGCGCTCGCTTGCCCTGGCGGTCCCATGCTGATTTGCGCCCGGCCGCCTGGCTGTTCGACTGCGTCGCCATGCCCGGCTCCGTCCTCTTGCGCCGCAGTTGGTGGGAAACCGTGGGCGAATTCGACCCCGCCTGCGAAATCGCCGAGGACTGGGATCTCTTTCTGCGCCTGGCCGCGGCCGGCTGCCCCATGGACTGGACGCGGCAGATCGTCTGCCACTATCGCCAGCACGCGGGCAGCTCCATCCGTGAAATTCACCGCATGCATGACGGCGTGACCGCGCTGCTGACCAAGTTCTTTGCCCGGCCCGATCTGCCGCCTGACCTGGCGGCCCGGCAAGGCGCGGCGCGGGCATGGGCCGAGGTGGCGCTGGTCAAAGGCGCCCTGGCCGCTGGGCAGACCGCCACCGCAGACGCCGCGCTGATCGCGGCCGTGGGCTACGACCCCACCCTGCTCACCGCTGGCCGCCTGGGCCTGCTCGAATACCTGCTCACGCCAGAGGGGGGCGAAGCACAGCCCCTGGCCGCCTGGGCCGGCCGCGTCCGCGCCTGGCTGCAGCAGGATGGGACAGCGGGACCCTCACACGGTCCGCATTTCTCGCGCCGCGAGCTGCGCCTGGCGCTGGCCCGCGTTCACATGGGCCGCTTCTTCGCGGCCGCGGCGGCCGGCGAAACCGACCCGGCGCGCCGGCATCTCTGGCAGGGCGTGACCGCGGACCCCACCTGGCTGCGCAATCGCGGGGTGTTGGCCTTCCTGGCCGGGCGCTCCCGCCGGGGATCGCCCGCCGCAGGGGACCTGTCGCCATGA
- a CDS encoding sulfotransferase family 2 domain-containing protein, producing the protein MISEQCNFLFVHIPKTAGNSIQNILLPFADDQLIKAFPQEIAPPPAQSQGDALPAYAQKFATRPMEELDGFDRFGLMHPVYNLRKHSPLRDYQRELPAALFQRLFKTTCVRNPWERLISMYFSPHRGPVTWDRARFLKMANKIASAASFVELPDDPPGQAPFSHVNLVMRQERLDADFRQLCERLDIPYQELPVRNKSSHEHYSVYYDDELVALVRDRFRADVEAFGYEFERPARRSFLARWLPFGRR; encoded by the coding sequence ATGATTTCAGAGCAATGCAACTTCCTCTTCGTTCACATCCCCAAGACGGCCGGCAATTCGATCCAGAACATCTTGCTGCCCTTTGCCGATGATCAACTCATCAAGGCGTTTCCGCAGGAAATCGCCCCCCCGCCGGCGCAATCGCAGGGCGACGCGCTGCCGGCCTATGCGCAAAAATTTGCCACGCGCCCCATGGAGGAGCTGGACGGCTTCGATCGCTTTGGCCTGATGCACCCGGTCTACAACCTGCGCAAACATTCGCCCCTGCGCGACTACCAGCGCGAACTGCCCGCTGCGCTTTTCCAGCGCCTGTTCAAGACCACCTGTGTGCGCAACCCGTGGGAGCGCCTGATCTCCATGTACTTTTCGCCCCATCGCGGGCCGGTGACCTGGGACCGCGCGCGCTTCTTGAAGATGGCAAACAAGATCGCGTCGGCCGCCAGTTTCGTTGAACTTCCCGACGACCCGCCCGGGCAGGCGCCGTTCAGCCATGTCAACCTGGTGATGCGCCAGGAGCGCCTGGACGCCGACTTCCGCCAGTTGTGCGAGCGCCTGGACATCCCCTATCAGGAGCTGCCGGTGCGCAACAAGTCCAGCCACGAGCATTATTCTGTCTATTACGACGACGAACTCGTCGCCCTCGTCCGTGACCGCTTCCGCGCCGATGTCGAGGCGTTCGGCTACGAGTTCGAGCGACCGGCCCGGCGCTCGTTCCTGGCGCGCTGGCTGCCGTTCGGCCGGCGCTGA
- a CDS encoding glycosyltransferase yields MTWPLVSIVTPSFQQAAFLEEALRSVLLQGYPNLEVIVMDGGSRDGSVEIIQRYAPWLTHWVSAPDHGQTDAINQGFRRARGEFVGWLNSDDLLLPGALIRAVTTLLAHPHAVLVHGNCDYIDSAGRKVKSSTGRIEAQPPLSTLLGRGGVIRQPTVLLRHSALRQVGYLDGSLHYGMDYDLWIRLRQVGDFVFLADAPLALFRLQPQAKTHALPLAMIGEIYSIAQRHGGDGVAAARRPLGLRWEALARGRPAEWPACFAAELADPACTALPGPLTRAVQPFVTELLLSQGLRLADQQPDQAAACLRWAVRRQPRLLANRGVRSILLQALLRRAFGPALIARWRAGRFSAGPPGRQPGQPANPRGEQS; encoded by the coding sequence ATGACCTGGCCGCTCGTCAGCATCGTCACTCCATCCTTTCAACAGGCCGCGTTCCTGGAAGAGGCGCTGCGCTCCGTGCTGCTGCAGGGCTACCCCAACCTGGAGGTCATCGTCATGGACGGCGGCAGCCGCGATGGCAGCGTGGAGATCATCCAACGCTATGCGCCCTGGCTGACGCATTGGGTCAGCGCGCCGGACCACGGACAGACCGACGCCATCAACCAGGGGTTCCGCCGCGCCCGCGGGGAGTTCGTGGGGTGGCTCAACTCCGACGATCTGCTGCTGCCGGGCGCGCTGATCCGCGCGGTGACGACGCTGCTGGCGCATCCGCACGCGGTGCTCGTGCATGGCAACTGTGACTACATTGACAGCGCGGGCCGCAAGGTCAAGAGTTCGACCGGCCGCATCGAGGCTCAGCCGCCGCTCAGCACGCTGCTGGGGCGCGGGGGCGTGATTCGCCAACCGACGGTGCTGCTGCGGCACAGCGCGCTGCGGCAGGTGGGCTACCTGGATGGGTCGCTGCACTATGGCATGGACTACGACCTGTGGATTCGCCTGCGCCAGGTGGGCGATTTTGTCTTCCTTGCCGATGCGCCGCTGGCCCTCTTTCGCCTGCAGCCGCAGGCCAAGACCCACGCGCTGCCGCTGGCGATGATCGGCGAAATTTACAGCATTGCCCAGCGGCACGGCGGCGATGGCGTGGCCGCGGCGCGGCGGCCGTTGGGCCTGCGCTGGGAAGCGCTGGCGCGGGGTCGGCCCGCGGAATGGCCCGCCTGCTTCGCGGCTGAGCTGGCCGACCCCGCCTGCACCGCGCTGCCCGGCCCGCTGACCCGCGCGGTGCAGCCGTTCGTCACCGAACTGCTGCTCAGCCAGGGCCTGCGCCTGGCCGACCAGCAGCCCGATCAGGCCGCGGCCTGCCTGCGTTGGGCCGTGCGCCGCCAACCGCGGCTCCTCGCCAACCGCGGGGTGCGTTCTATCTTGCTGCAAGCCTTGCTGCGTCGCGCGTTCGGCCCCGCGCTCATCGCCCGCTGGCGCGCCGGGCGATTTTCTGCGGGACCGCCGGGGCGACAGCCCGGTCAGCCAGCCAACCCCCGCGGAGAGCAATCATGA
- a CDS encoding glycosyltransferase: MFDITMLMTVLAPIGGIESALVPLARELQAQGHRVRIYVVRRPTLPNQNVASLTAAGIPILSAPPWLVRLTDLVRGRRLALIAAGLTLLSPLLALLALADALRRGRAWQRSWQGAQGVGRERLARLLAVEHWYYRPLQSAWRRSPPAAPAIVHVHGWGCGEDPPGALAWLRGFDYPVVYTEHNSPDPALHEPLVAAPLLNADLLIAVSAAGRDGLIGIGGAVQPIAVIPYPVTPLPARPSTASGPCTIICVARLMPQKGHRDLLHAVAQVSAAGVEVRLLLAGDGPLAGELQALAAELHLASQVRFLGIVTHADLPDLLAASDAVVLPSYWEGLPVALIEALAAGKPIVATRVGGNPELVVDGENGWLVAPGDVPALAAALTDLAQRPRHELHALGEASRRRFQAGGFEPAAVAARTVAAYHWAQQASRSRTNA, from the coding sequence ATGTTTGACATCACCATGCTGATGACCGTGCTGGCGCCCATCGGCGGCATCGAATCCGCGCTGGTGCCGCTGGCCCGTGAATTGCAGGCGCAGGGACACCGGGTGCGCATCTACGTGGTGCGGCGTCCCACCCTGCCCAACCAGAATGTTGCCAGTCTGACCGCGGCCGGCATCCCCATCCTCAGCGCGCCACCCTGGCTCGTTCGCCTGACCGACCTGGTGCGGGGCCGACGCCTGGCGTTGATCGCGGCCGGCCTGACTCTGCTCAGCCCGCTGCTGGCCCTGCTGGCCCTGGCCGATGCGCTGCGCCGCGGCCGCGCCTGGCAGCGCTCCTGGCAGGGCGCCCAGGGAGTTGGCCGCGAGCGCCTGGCGCGCCTGCTGGCCGTCGAACACTGGTACTACCGCCCCTTGCAGTCCGCCTGGCGCCGATCCCCGCCCGCGGCGCCGGCCATCGTGCATGTGCATGGCTGGGGCTGCGGTGAAGACCCGCCGGGCGCGCTGGCCTGGCTGCGCGGCTTTGATTACCCCGTCGTCTACACCGAGCACAACAGCCCGGACCCCGCCCTGCACGAGCCGCTCGTCGCCGCGCCGCTCCTGAATGCCGACCTGCTGATTGCCGTTTCCGCGGCCGGCCGCGACGGCCTGATTGGGATTGGCGGCGCGGTTCAGCCCATTGCCGTCATTCCTTACCCGGTCACGCCGCTGCCGGCCCGGCCATCTACGGCCAGCGGCCCGTGTACCATCATCTGCGTGGCCCGCCTGATGCCGCAGAAGGGGCACCGCGACCTCCTGCACGCGGTGGCCCAGGTCAGCGCCGCCGGTGTGGAGGTGCGCCTGCTGCTGGCCGGCGACGGCCCCCTGGCCGGCGAGCTGCAAGCGCTGGCTGCTGAGCTGCACCTGGCCAGCCAGGTCCGCTTCCTGGGCATCGTCACCCATGCCGACTTGCCCGACCTGTTGGCCGCCAGCGACGCGGTCGTGCTGCCCTCGTACTGGGAGGGCCTGCCTGTGGCGCTGATCGAAGCCCTGGCCGCGGGCAAACCCATCGTTGCCACCCGCGTGGGCGGAAACCCGGAGCTGGTGGTTGACGGCGAAAATGGCTGGCTGGTCGCGCCGGGCGATGTCCCCGCACTGGCGGCCGCCCTGACCGACCTGGCGCAGCGGCCGCGTCACGAACTGCACGCGCTGGGCGAGGCCAGCCGCCGCCGTTTCCAGGCCGGCGGCTTCGAGCCGGCCGCAGTGGCCGCCCGCACCGTCGCCGCCTATCATTGGGCGCAGCAAGCATCACGGAGCCGAACCAACGCATGA
- a CDS encoding sulfatase-like hydrolase/transferase → MTSPPHLVLLVLDSVRAANTTFHGYDRPTTPFLAQLAARHRVFRNAYAPGNWSVPSHTSMFTGLYPSEHGLSFDPRHADRQLAPEVAQLPTLLAAAGYTTHAFTQNVLVSRETGLLDAFGRQVDYWDGSWRPRYRRTLLNRAWNFWVDRVRRQPFPYQRGWSTRSGDTLADIRRTLTEATQPAFVFANLMDAHMPYTAPLSIVRRFVAGDPWQHSNRYRDIQPLEHNRLLLTVDPEDQRQKMALYDAAICHLDSCLRRFVGDLQRSGLLDRTVLIITADHGEMFGEHDNIVGHGPRLYQELIHVPLILVHPDLTTPAVVTRPVSLVDIPPTLLAAAGAEGTPQAAALSSGLSLLATAADRPAVISEYAGQSDAEAAQRVADSPTLHDRSHTGSQTAVVSETTKLIVWQGRPSRLFDLARDPRETTDVSAEPAYQGVRLRFEAFYSQWQANRRHYPPAPRTAALSAAEAEIVQRRLRELGYVD, encoded by the coding sequence ATGACTTCACCGCCTCACCTGGTTCTGCTGGTGCTCGACTCTGTGCGCGCGGCCAACACCACCTTTCACGGCTATGACCGCCCCACCACGCCGTTCCTGGCGCAGTTGGCCGCCCGCCACCGGGTTTTCCGCAATGCCTACGCGCCCGGCAACTGGTCCGTGCCGTCGCACACCTCGATGTTCACCGGCCTCTATCCCAGTGAGCATGGCCTCAGCTTCGATCCGCGCCACGCTGACCGGCAGTTGGCGCCGGAGGTGGCCCAACTGCCCACCCTGCTGGCCGCGGCCGGCTACACCACCCACGCCTTCACGCAAAACGTGCTGGTCAGCCGTGAAACCGGCCTGCTCGACGCGTTTGGCCGCCAGGTGGACTACTGGGATGGCAGTTGGCGCCCCCGCTACCGCCGCACCCTCCTCAACCGGGCCTGGAACTTCTGGGTAGATCGCGTCCGCCGCCAGCCCTTCCCCTACCAGCGCGGCTGGAGCACGCGCAGCGGGGACACCCTGGCCGACATCCGGCGCACGCTGACTGAGGCCACGCAGCCGGCCTTCGTCTTCGCCAACCTGATGGACGCGCACATGCCCTACACCGCGCCGCTCTCCATCGTACGCCGCTTCGTCGCCGGCGATCCCTGGCAGCACAGCAATCGCTACCGCGACATCCAGCCGCTGGAGCACAACCGCCTGCTGCTCACCGTGGATCCGGAGGATCAGCGCCAGAAGATGGCGCTCTACGACGCGGCCATCTGTCACCTGGACTCCTGCCTGCGCCGCTTCGTCGGCGACCTGCAGCGCAGCGGCCTGCTCGACCGCACCGTGCTCATCATCACGGCCGATCACGGCGAAATGTTCGGCGAGCATGACAACATCGTCGGGCATGGGCCGCGGCTCTACCAGGAGCTGATCCATGTGCCGCTGATCCTCGTTCACCCCGACCTCACCACCCCCGCAGTCGTGACGCGCCCGGTCAGCCTGGTGGACATCCCCCCCACCCTGCTGGCGGCCGCGGGCGCTGAGGGGACACCGCAGGCCGCGGCGCTCTCCTCCGGCCTCAGCCTGCTGGCGACCGCCGCGGACCGGCCCGCGGTCATCAGCGAGTACGCGGGCCAGTCGGACGCAGAGGCCGCTCAGCGTGTGGCCGACAGCCCGACCCTGCACGACCGCAGCCATACCGGCAGCCAGACCGCCGTTGTCAGCGAAACGACCAAGCTCATCGTCTGGCAGGGGCGCCCCAGCCGCCTGTTCGACCTGGCGCGTGATCCCAGGGAAACGACCGATGTCAGCGCAGAACCGGCCTACCAGGGGGTCCGCCTGCGCTTTGAAGCCTTCTACAGCCAGTGGCAGGCCAACCGCCGGCATTACCCACCCGCCCCGCGCACCGCCGCCCTGAGCGCCGCCGAGGCCGAAATCGTCCAGCGCCGCCTGCGCGAACTGGGATACGTTGATTGA
- a CDS encoding sulfotransferase domain-containing protein, with product MPSLAAIGDIQAAFSRHGQAATPLLSRLFEQRWLGLQRQYWAIPQLTGRALLNELAALPAPLRPAAGLALASWRSRQPHFWGQACFDALARFDTSTARRTLPHAVREQPALLRNRGLYALFLRTWLTRRLTSRLRRLPDFLIIGAQRGGTTSLFNYLAGHPAVAAVRDKELHYFDLNLSAGRGWYQAHFPLRLARAQRVGEATPMYLFHPAAPQAVQALLPRVKLIALLRNPVDRAYSHYQLERRAGRQGIESLSFADAVAAEQERLAGDMDRLQTDPASPGFAPMHFSYLARGLYVDQLQAWRRFFPAGQMLILRSEDFYEQPALIFRQVLDFLELPAWEPTAYRPFNQTGGQTADFSEKPAVFGELAAFFRPHNRRLTDFLGRDFGWDDPA from the coding sequence ATGCCCTCGCTGGCGGCCATCGGCGACATCCAGGCCGCGTTTTCCCGTCACGGCCAGGCCGCGACGCCGCTGCTGAGCCGCCTGTTCGAACAGCGCTGGCTTGGCTTGCAGCGCCAGTATTGGGCCATCCCGCAGTTGACGGGCCGGGCGCTCTTGAACGAGCTGGCGGCCCTGCCGGCCCCGCTGCGTCCGGCCGCGGGTCTGGCGCTGGCGTCATGGCGCAGCCGTCAGCCGCACTTCTGGGGCCAGGCCTGTTTCGACGCCCTGGCCCGCTTCGATACCAGCACGGCCCGCCGCACCCTGCCGCACGCCGTCCGTGAGCAGCCGGCCCTGCTGCGCAATCGTGGATTGTACGCCCTGTTCCTGCGCACCTGGTTGACCCGGCGCCTGACGTCGCGCCTGCGCCGCCTGCCCGATTTCCTGATCATCGGCGCGCAGCGCGGGGGCACCACCTCGCTCTTCAATTATCTGGCCGGGCATCCCGCGGTGGCGGCCGTGCGCGACAAGGAGCTGCACTACTTCGACCTGAACCTGAGCGCCGGCCGCGGCTGGTACCAGGCCCATTTTCCCCTGCGCCTGGCCCGCGCTCAGCGTGTGGGCGAGGCGACGCCGATGTACCTCTTTCACCCGGCCGCGCCGCAGGCCGTGCAGGCGCTGTTGCCGCGGGTCAAGCTGATTGCCCTGCTGCGCAACCCGGTGGACCGCGCTTACTCGCACTACCAGTTGGAGCGCCGCGCCGGCCGCCAGGGCATCGAGTCCCTTTCGTTTGCTGACGCCGTGGCCGCGGAGCAGGAGCGCCTGGCCGGAGACATGGACAGACTGCAGACCGACCCGGCTTCCCCCGGTTTTGCCCCCATGCACTTCTCCTACCTGGCCCGCGGCCTCTACGTGGATCAACTGCAGGCCTGGCGCCGCTTCTTTCCGGCCGGGCAGATGCTCATCCTGCGTAGCGAGGACTTCTACGAGCAGCCCGCGCTCATCTTCCGCCAGGTGCTCGACTTCCTGGAACTGCCGGCCTGGGAACCGACCGCGTACCGGCCCTTCAATCAGACTGGGGGCCAGACTGCGGATTTCTCCGAGAAACCCGCGGTCTTCGGCGAACTCGCCGCCTTCTTCCGGCCGCACAACCGGCGGTTGACCGACTTCCTGGGCCGTGATTTCGGCTGGGACGATCCGGCATGA
- a CDS encoding alkaline phosphatase family protein has product MSGRRLPLLVAGFDAACWEYMTPWLQDGSLPNVQRLIAEGRSGVLHSTMPALTPVAWSTLATGANPGKHGVFEWNRLVRDADPPHLQLHTSATVHGVPFWRQLNARGCKVGLVNIPLTFPTQPLDGFVLCGYPLIDPLRRYLYPPNLLPGLEAELGPYEPGHLEGMLVNGEGWYAADERTQAFQVAAAIRLTAQLELDVLVINLMLPDHANHLAPDMAGVQRAYADSDRHLGQLLDALQPLNVMLISDHGSRRIQGKFYINQWLYDQGLLTWAPRTPTDPAGDLNWLLVQAGQQAGLHGPLERVVRNGLRRALRAGNGPLPAWLARRLEQLAPAAYRAYAFDGQADWGRSQFMSFGSLIYANPAAAADAAADVQARLLALTDPGGKPVFQAVLPAGQLYHGPQMAQAPALILDTFSSDWSLAFGPNYRSASYFERGSGAWNGEHSRDGIFVFSGADFSPGENMLAADLADIPATVLYLMDAARPADYDGRVLQEFLAPALLTQRPPSAQPTAATPAEKQGDPAAPPDADASADLTPEQEALMAQQLRALGYVD; this is encoded by the coding sequence ATGAGCGGACGCCGCCTGCCGCTGCTCGTGGCCGGATTCGACGCCGCGTGCTGGGAATACATGACGCCCTGGCTGCAGGACGGCTCGCTGCCCAACGTGCAGCGCCTGATAGCCGAGGGGCGCTCTGGCGTGCTCCATTCCACCATGCCCGCGCTGACGCCCGTGGCCTGGTCAACCCTGGCGACCGGCGCGAATCCCGGCAAGCACGGCGTCTTCGAATGGAACCGGCTGGTGCGCGACGCCGATCCCCCGCATCTGCAACTGCACACCTCGGCCACGGTGCATGGCGTCCCTTTCTGGCGCCAGCTCAACGCCCGCGGCTGCAAAGTCGGCCTGGTCAACATCCCCCTCACCTTTCCAACCCAGCCGCTGGACGGTTTCGTGTTGTGCGGCTATCCGCTGATTGACCCGCTGCGCCGCTACCTCTACCCGCCCAACCTCCTGCCCGGGCTGGAGGCGGAGTTGGGGCCTTACGAGCCGGGCCACCTGGAGGGCATGTTGGTGAACGGCGAGGGCTGGTACGCGGCCGATGAGCGGACGCAGGCGTTTCAGGTGGCCGCGGCCATTCGCCTGACCGCGCAGCTCGAACTCGATGTCCTCGTCATCAATCTGATGCTGCCCGATCACGCCAATCACCTGGCGCCCGACATGGCCGGTGTGCAGCGAGCCTACGCGGACAGCGACCGCCACCTGGGCCAACTGCTCGACGCGCTGCAGCCGCTCAACGTCATGCTCATTTCGGACCACGGCTCGCGGCGCATCCAGGGCAAGTTCTACATCAACCAGTGGCTCTATGACCAGGGCCTGCTCACCTGGGCGCCGCGCACGCCCACGGACCCGGCCGGCGACCTGAACTGGCTGCTCGTGCAGGCCGGTCAACAGGCTGGGCTGCATGGGCCGCTGGAACGAGTGGTGCGCAATGGGCTGCGCCGGGCGCTGAGAGCCGGAAACGGGCCGCTGCCGGCCTGGCTGGCCCGCCGCCTGGAGCAGCTTGCCCCCGCCGCGTATCGCGCCTACGCGTTCGACGGCCAGGCCGACTGGGGACGTTCGCAGTTCATGTCGTTCGGCTCGCTCATCTACGCCAACCCCGCCGCGGCCGCCGACGCCGCGGCCGATGTGCAGGCGCGGCTGTTGGCCCTGACCGACCCCGGCGGCAAGCCGGTCTTCCAGGCCGTGCTGCCCGCCGGCCAGTTGTACCACGGCCCGCAGATGGCGCAGGCCCCGGCCCTCATCCTGGACACCTTCAGCTCGGATTGGAGCCTGGCGTTCGGCCCCAACTACCGCAGCGCGTCCTACTTCGAGCGCGGCAGCGGCGCGTGGAACGGCGAGCACAGCCGCGACGGCATTTTTGTCTTCTCGGGTGCGGACTTCAGCCCCGGCGAGAACATGCTGGCCGCGGACCTGGCCGACATTCCCGCCACCGTGCTCTACCTGATGGACGCGGCCCGGCCGGCCGACTACGATGGCCGCGTGCTGCAGGAGTTCCTGGCGCCCGCGCTGCTGACGCAGCGTCCGCCGTCCGCTCAGCCCACCGCGGCCACCCCCGCCGAAAAGCAGGGCGACCCCGCCGCGCCGCCGGATGCCGATGCCTCTGCCGACCTCACGCCGGAGCAAGAGGCGTTGATGGCCCAGCAACTGCGCGCGCTCGGTTACGTGGATTAG